In the genome of Thermococcus sp. 21S7, the window TCGTCGGTCTCCGGGTCGAGTGGCGGGGCTAACGGCTCCGGAAGGTCCGGCAGTATGTTGTACCACCTCTTTGGTATTTTCGAATCCGGCAGAACGGCTTTCATTCCAGCACCTCCTTTAACCCGTTCGAGAAGGGAAGTCCCAAAGGGTGAGGGAATAAGAGCGTGAGGACTAAACCGGAGCGTTTAAGTGACAGAACTGTGCGGCCAAAAACAAGCCCCCCTGTTCAGCTCAGCGCCAAAAACAATCCCGCCTAACCGCTTTCCCTGGAATCAAGGGCGTCCCCTCAAAGCCAAAAACGATCACTCCTGACAGCCATGGGACATCGGAGTATGGAAGTCAGTCTCCCTTAAGTTCTTTTCGGTTGCTTTATTGACGATAAGACGAATTGTACATCTTTGGCTTCCCCTTTAACTGCCACAGCGATGAAGTATCCTCCGCGTTCGAGACAGATGGAGGTCGTTCTTCCGTCGGAAGTGTCGAGCAGGTAGCGGGCGTAGTCGCACTGTCCACGAATTCCGTACACGAGAAGGGTCACGCTGACGTTCTTCTCACCCACAGATGTCAAAAACTCCTTTCCAGCGAGGGCCCAGAGGGCAGGCTCTCCGGCGGGTTTCAGGACGAGGCTCCCGTTGAGCTCCCCAATTACGGCGTTGAGCACCTCCTCAGGCGCCGGCCCTCTAACTTCCCGGCCGTTCCTCAGCCCGCAGGGTGAAATCTCCTCCGCCAAGTTTTTCACTTCTCCGGTTTTTCCGCTTAAAACGAGGATTTCCTTCCCATTAAGGGCAACGTAGTGCGACTCTTCATTCCTTACCCAGAGGGACCACCTGCAGTCCCCGCTTTTTCCCTCCATCCGCTTGACGTATCCGGTTCCCTTGAGCTCGATTCCTATGGCTTTGTAGGTGTTCCTCACCCATTCCTCCGGCCAGTCCGATGGCAGAAACCTTCCGACTCTGACGCTCCCGCTTGGGCTCCAGTTGAAGCGGTATTCTCTAAAAATCGGCGGCTCGCTCGCGTTCCAGAGGTAGTACTCGTGCCGGCGAAGCGCAAACCCCTTGACGCCCCTGCAGGGGCCCCGCGCCGAGATAACGGCGATACCTCCACCGAGAATCCTTGTTTCGGCCAGATATATACATTCCTCGCCCTTAGCGAAGAGGGCGTCTCTCATGATGCGAGAGTACGTTCCGTAGTTCTCCACAATCCCTAGGTAGCCCTCCGATTCGACGCGTTCCACGGCCCCGAGGTAGGCACTATCGGCCTTCCCTCTTGGCTCATATATGGTCACAGAACGACCGAGGACGGGAAGTCTGACCCCTGCGGACTTCCAGGCAGCCCCGCTGACGAGAATCGTTGAGTACGCAACCGTTTCGTTGCAGGAGCAGGTAAGCTCCCCACCTCCCAGCGGCCAGGTGACGCCCTCTCTCCCCCGGCAGTCCGTAACAAAGTGTAGGCCGAACTCGACGTTCGGGCCCGTGACTGGAGGGGGCATTAAGAGGAGCATCAGGATGAGCGATGCCGCCAGAAACGGTGCCAGCCGGAGGGGCCTTTTGCTGTAGTAGTTCCTGAAAACCACTGGGGGTACGATAACCGCGGAGATAAAGAGGAGGACTCCGAGGAGGTGGTTGAGCTGGAGGATTATCCACGCGAGGGATGAGAGCAACGCCGAAACGGCAACGGAAGCAATCAGTTTGCCCGCCATGTTCCCCCTTACCCTCTACGTCGCAGAGGGTTATAAGGTTTACAATCGCTTCAAATTATCCTGAAGTGTTTCCACAAGGGTTATTAGTGCCGGGCCCGTAGTCCCTCCGATGGGCCATGCTTCGGCTGGAAATCTACTGCGACGAGGGCGAGGGTGAGAAGGTCAGGGAGGTTCTGACCAAGTGGAGCCTTCAGTTCTACGCCGAGGAGGTGCAGAGCAACGAGCATAGGGCGCTCAAATTCACCGCTCTCGTGCCGGATTTCGTGATTAACGACGTCGTCGATGAGCTGATGAAGGCTGTTGACCTGCGGAAGGGGCATTCATCGATAACCTGGGCCCCCGTCAGCGGGAAGTCCGTGAAGTACGCCAACTCGGTAAAGTCCCTTAAAAAGTTCAAGCGCCGCTGGACCCTGGCGGCCATAGAGGGGCTCATCGAGAACGCCAACAACCAGGCGCGGGTCGACCCGATTCAGCTCACCCTCGGTGCCGTTGCCTCGATCATAGCCCTCTTCGGCCTCATCAACGACAGCATAGTCATGATAATCTCCGCGATGCTTCTCTCACCGATCCTCGGCCCGCTCTACGGCTTCTCCCTCAACATCGTCATGGGCAGGGGCAGGGATGCCCTCGATGCCGTTTCCTCCATTCTCAAACTCCTCGGCGTCATATTCCTGTCCGCTTTCCTTGTATCCCTGGCCCTCAGGTTTGCGGGCTCAATGCCCCCCGAACCAACCCATGAGATACTCGTCCGCGGCGACTCGGGCCTGGTTTACATATTCCTGGCCCTAATCCTCGGTTACGCCGGAATAGTTGCCATAGTGAGCAGAATCCCCGAGATTCTGGCAGGGGTTTCAATCGCGGCCGCCCTCGTTCCACCGACGACTGTGATTGGGATATCCCTTGCGATGGGCTGGTGGGGGATTTTTAGGGGCTCCCTCGCCCTCACCGTTGAGAACGTCCTCGGTCTTCTCAGCGGCTCCCTCCTTGGACTCTACGTCCTTAACGTCTCTCCCAGGAGCTATTACGAGCGGAGGGCCGCGAAGCTGTACACGAAGAGGACGATGCTGGTGCTGGCAATTATGCTCGCCGCCCTTGTCCTGGTGGAACTCCTCGGCTAGGCCACTTCGGTCTGCTCGTAGACCGGCTTTCCCTTCCTGTGCTTGACCAGGAGGCCGTAGAAGAACTCCTTCATGTCAGGACCCATCTCGTCGTCGAGGAGCAGGTCGGCCCTGCCGGAGTACTCCTTCTCAGCTTTCGTGATGAGTAGGGCTATCTGCGGCGTGAGGTGCTCCAGGAGAGCCCTGACGAGTTCGGGATAGACCTCTTCCTCCAGCTCCTCGTCCGATTCGATGCCGAGGTAGACGACGAAGCCCTTCATCTGAACCGCGAGAACGAATTCGTCCTCGCTCAGCTCGAAGAAGGAGAAGTTGTAGCTTTTGGAGTCGGTTCTCGCCAGCAGAACGCCCCGTATGGAGAGAGTCACTGGCTCCTCGTCTATCTCGAACACCAGGTCCTTGGCGAGCTCCCTCTGGGCTATTGCGTAGAGTTCCTCCATCGCCATGGGGCTACCTTCTCGGGCCCGAATAAAAGGCTTTCGCATGACCTCCTTCCCGTCAATGGTGAGGGGTTAAGCCGAACCTCGCCCCCAGCTAGGAGGAGGTCAGTGAAACACCAGGCGTGGGAATGGGATAATCCCGCTTTCTTCGCTGGAGGCTAATTTTCCAGATGCCCACCCATCTCAAAAGGCGGGGGCCCGTGAAAAGAAAAAGTCAAGCTTTTAACGATTGGCTCCAAAAATGATACGGTGGTGTCATGAAGATTATTCGCTT includes:
- a CDS encoding TIGR00341 family protein, giving the protein MLRLEIYCDEGEGEKVREVLTKWSLQFYAEEVQSNEHRALKFTALVPDFVINDVVDELMKAVDLRKGHSSITWAPVSGKSVKYANSVKSLKKFKRRWTLAAIEGLIENANNQARVDPIQLTLGAVASIIALFGLINDSIVMIISAMLLSPILGPLYGFSLNIVMGRGRDALDAVSSILKLLGVIFLSAFLVSLALRFAGSMPPEPTHEILVRGDSGLVYIFLALILGYAGIVAIVSRIPEILAGVSIAAALVPPTTVIGISLAMGWWGIFRGSLALTVENVLGLLSGSLLGLYVLNVSPRSYYERRAAKLYTKRTMLVLAIMLAALVLVELLG